From the genome of Nitrospira sp., one region includes:
- a CDS encoding TonB C-terminal domain-containing protein, which yields MGEIDSTNHSRTQHSLFFSICVLVAAIAGNGGILPRQVWAEEGHLFYGSSPGESNPCSVLWSRGGAIPPEGVNQNKAGAQLQVAGVTGSNPYLRRIQSQIGRFWTAPPVDLSGRAMTVTVAFRLERDGRVNNLKIEKSSGNEYYDIAATRAVQSAVPFPPFPPDMTNPYLDCQYTFGVGEARGGLEPPKKIIVQYSQSSDSDLNFRELHFADGTTTPVAPSYDDCRKHLDKLLNAIHQVPQNEDGLRRLHRLANEIPSVNKEDVGFIQHSELQSYAEDLHNKIRDRTKEITEKVATATRWRQFDALCESKILTSEFPARFRDEPVVSSRPETKTLGRAFCTAVNGGGKVEFQVLDEKTPTVAIFIATTKRRFAVVLQKKMRGDLTEAWRAVEIQTPSDRRPAYEMLGQTFMDGFPELVQNE from the coding sequence ATGGGAGAGATCGACTCCACTAACCATTCTCGAACCCAACACAGTTTATTTTTTAGCATTTGTGTACTGGTAGCCGCGATCGCGGGTAATGGAGGGATCTTACCGCGGCAGGTATGGGCCGAAGAGGGTCATCTCTTTTATGGTTCATCACCCGGAGAAAGCAATCCCTGTAGCGTACTTTGGTCCCGAGGTGGGGCTATCCCTCCAGAGGGTGTTAATCAGAATAAAGCCGGGGCGCAATTGCAGGTTGCGGGAGTTACAGGCTCCAACCCGTACTTGAGACGCATTCAATCTCAAATCGGCAGATTTTGGACAGCCCCGCCAGTAGATTTGTCCGGAAGAGCCATGACGGTGACAGTAGCATTTCGTTTGGAGCGAGACGGACGCGTCAACAATCTGAAAATTGAGAAGTCGTCGGGCAATGAGTACTACGATATAGCTGCAACTAGGGCAGTACAAAGCGCAGTGCCATTCCCGCCCTTTCCTCCCGATATGACGAACCCATACTTAGATTGCCAATACACTTTTGGCGTTGGTGAGGCCAGGGGCGGCCTAGAGCCTCCGAAGAAGATTATTGTGCAATATTCTCAGTCTTCTGACAGTGATCTTAATTTTAGGGAACTGCATTTTGCCGACGGGACGACAACACCAGTCGCACCCTCTTATGACGACTGCCGAAAACACCTCGACAAATTATTGAACGCTATTCACCAAGTACCACAGAATGAGGATGGACTAAGAAGGCTGCACCGCTTGGCAAATGAAATCCCATCAGTTAACAAAGAGGACGTAGGTTTCATTCAACATTCCGAACTTCAGTCCTACGCCGAAGATTTACACAACAAAATCAGGGATCGGACAAAGGAAATCACAGAAAAAGTCGCCACGGCCACGAGATGGCGACAGTTCGATGCCCTTTGCGAAAGTAAAATATTGACATCTGAATTCCCGGCTCGTTTCCGCGATGAACCGGTCGTATCATCGAGGCCAGAAACAAAGACGCTCGGCAGGGCATTCTGTACGGCTGTCAATGGAGGAGGTAAGGTCGAATTCCAAGTACTTGATGAAAAGACCCCAACAGTTGCCATTTTTATCGCTACCACAAAACGACGATTTGCAGTTGTGCTTCAGAAGAAAATGCGAGGCGATCTTACTGAAGCATGGAGAGCCGTCGAGATCCAGACCCCTTCCGATCGGAGACCAGCATATGAAATGTTAGGCCAGACATTCATGGACGGTTTTCCGGAGTTGGTTCAAAATGAATAG